A region from the Mya arenaria isolate MELC-2E11 chromosome 2, ASM2691426v1 genome encodes:
- the LOC128213506 gene encoding forkhead box protein J1.2-like, which produces MYPQAYAVHQHQAQVMMPVLTRDHLALRLRQNWMEKYPMDTCSNGGTNIDDSLTNLNWLLNLNIWKVNTPTPSSSPGSVFRDYNDNKVNPNSVLNVSSGPPPTKMFERRFPSPNTHLMTSTSFVGDSIDYKTNTKVKPPYSYAKLICLAIKETENSKITLSAIYKWITDNFMYYRSADPSWQNSIRHNLSLNKCFQKVPRRRDEPGKGGFWRINPEYRDLIENGAFKKCRNSQEGQTTNTTRCTTADAQFSLERVKQEPNDNGDEVVGCSQPTKIRKLDDGNSVLQFGANEEEEHLRDDFNWAAILNQDIEIGGIKIKTEDLIDTNDDAAIPIMAMSPPSSDSNSVSELGLDNLLGDTDFSNSGSSLDYKAADCLSLAVFGTGINSPDWWADSFNVGERGLLPNIDTIKTKNGLYTQAHESDISCRPCSDRVEVNLDTLFEDCYSHIYGS; this is translated from the exons ATGTACCCACAGGCCTACGCGGTTCATCAGCACCAGGCTCAGGTCATGATGCCTGTGTTAACTCGAGACCACTTGGCCCTCCGCCTACGTCAAAACTGGATGGAAAAATATCCCATGGACACATGCAGCAATGGGGGTACGAATATTGATGACAGCCTTACAAACTTAAACTGGCTTCTGAACCTTAACATCTGGAAAGTTAACACGCCGACTCCGTCATCAAGCCCAGGATCTGTATTTAGAGATTACAATGATAATAAAGTGAATCCGAACTCAGTTCTAAACGTGTCAAGTGGCCCTCCTCCCACCAAAATGTTTGAAAGGAGATTTCCATCACCCAACACGCACTTAATGACTTCAACCAGTTTTGTGGGCGATTCCATAGACTACAAGACAAATACAAAAGTGAAACCGCCTTACTCGTATGCAAAACTTATCTGTTTGGCTATAAAGGAAACTGAGAACAGCAAGATAACATTGTCAGCAATATACAAATGGATTACAGACAATTTTATGTACTACAGATCAGCAGATCCAAGTTGGCAG AACTCTATCAGGCACAATCTTTCCCTGAACAAGTGTTTCCAAAAAGTTCCACGCAGAAGAGACGAGCCAGGCAAGGGAGGGTTCTGGAGAATCAACCCAGAATACAGGGACCTTATTGAAAATGGTGCGTTCAAGAAATGTAGAAATAGTCAGGAAGGGCAGACAACAAATACAACCAGGTGCACTACGGCAGATGCTCAATTTAGTTTAGAACGTGTTAAACAAGAGCCTAATGATAATGGTGATGAAGTAGTTGGCTGCAGTCAACCTACAAAAATTCGCAAACTTGACGATGGAAACAGTGTATTGCAATTTGGTGCTAATGAAGAGGAAGAACATCTGAGAGATGATTTCAACTGGGCCGCAATTCTCAATCAAGATATAGAAATTGGAggaataaaaattaaaactgaagacttAATAGACACTAATGACGATGCTGCTATTCCAATCATGGCAATGAGTCCGCCATCATCCGATTCAAACTCTGTTTCAGAATTAGGTTTAGATAATCTTTTAGGTGATACTGATTTTTCAAATTCTGGATCTTCATTAGACTATAAAGCAGCAGACTGTTTGAGTCTCGCGGTGTTCGGGACTGGAATTAATTCTCCAGATTGGTGGGCGGATAGTTTTAATGTCGGGGAAAGAGGGCTGTTACCAAATATCGACACTATTAAGACGAAAAACGGACTGTATACTCAGGCTCATGAGTCAGACATATCATGTCGCCCCTGCTCTGACCGCGTGGAAGTCAATCTGGACACTCTCTTTGAAGACTGCTATAGCCATATCTATGGTTCATGA